The genome window GCTTGTTTACACACCCTCCTGAGAGATTAAAATAATCACAGCCAGAGAccccaagaaagaaaaagatgtgatGGCAGTCAAAGGGAACAAAAAGGGCACTGGGAGATTTGAGCAGATAAGAAAACCAATGAGGATCAAACCTCCCAGCTCAGGCCTGCAGTAACAGTGAAGGTTTCAGTAGAGTCCTCAGgtgaaaagacattttaaaaacaaaggctCCATGCAGCAGGGAGTGACTACCTCGTAATGCAGGCGGCGGGCCTTGCTCATTGCTGGCAGGCTGGACTGCTTTCCACTGATGTTCCTGAACACTTGGAAGACCATAAAacacaagaagagaaaatagaggCACAAGCAGATTCCTGCGACTATAATAAAGGCCATCTGAGTGGCAGAGTCAAAAGAAAATGGCACGAAATTACAAAAGATTATTTGGGTCATTCACTTCTTCTAACACGATCCCAACAGTCATTATTAACCTCCTGGTGGGAAGTCTGTGTTAATACCAGGACCTGGACCCCCTGTGCTGCCTCACAGATCTCGATGTCCCAAGCACAGCACCAGTCCCAGCATCTGGCACCAAACCTCCCACTACGGCTTCATTGTCCACCAACTGACCCTGCAGTGCCCAGCCCTGGCCAGCCAGGAGGAAGAAGGCCTCCTATAGCTGCAGCTATCAGGCAGAGGCACCCGCAGGGcaagcccatctccctcagccacCAGCAACGTGTGCTGGGCCTGGACTGGGTAGAAGGATacagccagctctgtgccaaCCTCGGTGGTCCAGATGCTGTAGAAGGGATTTTTCAGCTGCACTCCCCTGTAGAAAGAAGACACAGAGCTGTCACAGAAGCCAAGAGGCTCGCAGAGAAGCCCacatctgctctgcagcctgcagagagcTGCCCCTGCTGCTTGTCcctgtggggcaggaggacaCAGAGGTGGGAGGCATGTCCTTCTGGCCCTACAGGACAAGATGCACAGATGTGAGGTGCCTAAAAGCCTCAACATCTTCACTAGGAGTCCACTCCCTCCTCACGAGACAAGGCTGCACATCCACCCGCGTGGGTCAAGCTCCTTGCTCCCCAAGGCACCGTAAACCCATGTGCTTGAAGTCAGCCACCAACCTCTGCCCACTGCTCAGGGAAGGCTCCTGGGGCACGTGGCTGGAGGGCAGTGACACCTACCTCTCACACATGTCGAAGATGAAGAGGCAGAAGGAGCCAACAGCTATGGGTCCAACCTGCTTCCAGTACCCTGAGAGGCGGTTCCGCTCATTCTGGTCCTAATGGAAGGATGGGGAGGAGAAGTGAGAAAGAACAAGTTAACCTGCAGTCCTCTCACCTGGAACAAGTCCCCAGAGCGCTGTTTGCAATGCCCACCGAGGGATTCTGGTATTGCTACAAGGGGGCATGGAAACCGCCTTCTGTCCTGTCACACCCACCATCATGTGCTCTCCACAGAAGATGATCCAAAACGACAGCAGCATGGCATAGAAAATGCCTTGTCGAATGTCTCCAAAGAGCAACATCCAAGTCCAGTCAAATCCGATGGAAAACCATTCCACTGGGATGTTAATGAATGTCATGGAAATTCCCAGAGCAAAGATGACCCTGCAGAGACAGAAACACCATCTCTTTCCAGTTCGCAAGGAGGGGACCCGGGGCCACAAAGTCAGAGCTGTTCCCAGCAAGTGACAAGAAAACCCCACACTGGGCAGCGGCAGCAGGTTTTCAAGGAGGGACTCAGCTCCTCTGGGGTAAAAGCAGCTATTCCTTTTCTGGGGGGTTTACGTAACAGAAGAGAGACGCTATGGACGTCTACTGGTGGAGGGAGTGGACAGGAGGGAGGAGAGACAGTTCCTGATTCTCAGCTGTTTGCCCAGCCCGGCACACTGACCGGCACGGTCAGGACCTGCTCAGCATGGATCTCCTTTGCCTCAGGGCCACCTTTCCCAGCGCAGTGCCCTCACTCACTTCTCCAGCAGAACAGGAGCGCGCGTCATCAGCGTGATCCGCCTCCAGTACCAGACCATGATGATCAAAATGCTGGGGGTGAGGAAGGTCTTCATGGCAAACCATACTTTTGTAAAGCCTCCGTTCTGGTGGATACCCTGAGGAGAAACAAGGTGCAGTGTGACATCTGTCTGAGCTTTGATATCACGACCGTTTATGCCTACAGGAGCTGGCAGGAGAGGCATAAATTTATTGTGCAAGCACACGAAGATGCAAGCACCCTTTGAAAGACGTGGTCTGGCCGAGGCAGAAAGGGAGCAGCTGCCTGCTTAGCACCCAGACCATCCGAGGAGGCCTCAGAAGTCCCggaaacaaaagccaaaacCCACAGCTTCCATCATGAGGCAGAAAGCGGTCAGAGAGGCACTTCTGACACAGCGTGGAAAAAAACGGACAGAACTGCTCTCAGACAAGTAACAAGATACTCATGAAGCTAAGTCACCACGGGTGGGAAAAGCAGAGGCCAAATTAACGCAGCTCTCCAGACACAAGTCCTCCCACCGCCGTCTGCAGCCACCACCAGCGCCGGCTCACCACCAGGCGGATGTCCTTGATTTCCCCGATGCCCACATTAATGCCCTTCCTCTCGTTGACGGGCAGGCGGATGTTGATGAGGTAGTACTTGTGAGCCACGCTGCCGATCTCCATGAAGGGAAGGAAGTCGCAGTCGTAGTGACGGCCCTCAGACTCCAGGGTCTAAAgaaagggaggtgggagcacAGTCAGCTGCGTCCTGCACAGCACACGGCCGCGTGAGCCCCAGCAGTGAACTGAGTGTCGCTGGCACTGAGATCACCTGCTCATTCCTGTCTTACCCTAAGGCTGGGGAGAGCCTCGGGACACAGCAGTTTGAGGACGCAGGGATCTTTTTCCtttaggtttttgttgttttgggtcACTGAGTCGATAGCATTCAAACTCAAACAGGTTCACATTTCAGGCTCCTAAACCCAACTTCAAGTAAGTGCAGGCTTTCAAGATGAAAGATTACTTTGGGACCCAAAGTCCCTCCACCAGCAAATACAGCTTGAGCCAAAACAAATCTGCAACCTCTCCCACACGTTTAAATTTGGAGTGACTGCAGTCCTGTTTTACCAGCAGTATTCTCCTCCACCTTACACATATTTACTGTGCACGTATGGCTCCATGGAAGAGCAAAGGTGTTACTGGAGGTACAGGTGATCTTCTGAGAGGGACTATGAGACAGCAGAACAAGGCACAGGGCTGAAAAACATGCTGAAGACACCAGATTGATTTCAGCACAGGAATTACAGTCTGCagcatgaaaagaaatacatatttaaacaAGATGCTCTGTTCTCACTGCTCGTTGTGCTCGTTACTCATAAGCTTTGTAGCTTTTATGCATAAGCTTTGTAGCTTGAGGCattaagaagttattttaagaAACTCCCACCCTGCCACATTCTGTGAGTGCTGCAGTATGTTTCTTTGCCACTCCTGAATAACAAGGTTTTGTGCATCACAGAAGCACAAGACAGAAAGGTCTAAAAGCTTTAGAGCAGTGTGGGGTACACAGATCCTAAAGCCTCCGACTCTGCCTGTAGCTATGCACTGACCTCACACCTCTCTTACCTACTGTCTGACTTCATCTTTTATGTCACCAAACAGAACCAGATTGCATGTGGAGCTCATTCgatttttaaagctttggaGCCAAGAATGGCAATAAGCTTGAAAGCTACAGGTGAACAATTCTAAGAAACaccaggaagaaaagcaagagaacgATTCCCATTGCTCTCCCACACCTCCCCACCTCCAGCACCACCAGAACACCTTACTTTTGGGGAGCCAAAGGTGCATTTCAGCTTCCTGATCTCTATTGCATGCGCTATTTCTTCCCAATCATTAAACATGTCATCACGATACGCTAAGGACACATCCAGGgtaatttctgcattttcttctgcaagagaGAGGAAACATGGACATTCTTAGGAGTGGTACAGAACACCACAAAGGTAGGAGAGCCTCTGCATACTGAAAGGACCTTTGAGAGGCACACAGTTACAAAGGATGGAAATTTTTGCATTCCAAATGTCACAGTCCAAGTGATCTTTACCAAAATATTTCTCTCCTCTACGGTAGAGAAGAAGGAATCTGATTTTTACCAGTCACGAAGCTCTGGCATCTTGCTGACATACCATGACATAGCTGTGCTATGGGTGTGGGTGAAGAACATTACTTATTCATGCAGCATTAGGAGCAATAATCTGGAATCCAGACGGTTGCAGAGACAGACAGGCAGCCAGCCAGCCATCAGCAGCCCTCACTGCGGGCTGGCAGGGGGACAGGCGGACAGGCTGGCACACATTGCTGCTGCAGGTAGCACAGGGGTAGGTACACAACAGCTCCTTCCACATCAGGATGTGGCAGACTGCATCACAGCATTTACTTCCAGTTGACACTGAAGCAGCATTTGCTTACAGAAAGCCACAAAATAAGATGAACCATACAACTCTATGTGCTGTACGTGGTTAGATGAACTGCATAAAGGAGAAACTATGCAACCAGTGGTACACTTTGTTCATTTGGACTGATAGCATTAGTCATCCATCTATGTGATGCTGGGTTTCTGCTGGATGTAGATCACCTGCCATAAACATTAAGGCCCAACATCTTAAATAAAAAGGCCTGGAATACGGTCCTTAAAACGGGTGTTCTGCCAGAGATCTTAAATGGAAGAATAAAAGGGTTGCAGTGATCCTCAGGTGGGGAGGGGGACATGGAGACACTGCTGGAGAGTCATAATGCACTGCAAGCACAAATCACTTAAAACTGCCCATAACTGCTCTCAGAAGGTAAATCAGGGGTCTTGGAGTGATATGAAAACATTACCCCAagtaccttaaaaaaaaaaaaaagaataaggaaaaaagagagaagttgCAACATGCTACGTTGTCCTtgctgaaaaaggaaaggcTGCAACCTCAGAAATGACTCCTACGCATACCATGTAAGTGAAGCCTTTCTACATCAGGATTTTGAGgtcccccccatcccagcatTGACTGCACAGAGGCAGCAGCCTGCACATCAGACACGCAGAGCTGATGCATCCAGCTACAGAACCACACAGCACGTTCAAAATCCCCCATACCTGGAGGGGAAACTAGAGGGGCAAATAATGAATTAGGAGGGGAGGGTTCCTGGGTTTCACGTCTCTCCTGGACCTCTTCCTAGGAAGAATATTGGGAACATGGGGCACACCCGCCTTTAAAAATGCTCTTACTAGGATCTTGCtgtaagggagaaaagaggcTAGAACACTTACTGAGGGACTCCAAGCGAGTCAGCTCACGAAACTGAAAGAGTTACAGCTGAAGTCTGCCAAGCAGCAACACAAACAGCTCAAAAACCCAAGGCAAGCCTGTACCAGCTCCACCAGATGTAAAATCCTCCTCTTTACCAGGCACGGCTCCAAGGGAAGGCTCTGAAAGAGGCACGCGTTCTGCAGCATGTGCGTGCTACAACCTAGCTGCTTCCATCCATCAGCAGCCCctcagagagctgctggagcttcACGTGCACTGCTGCTCGCTGTGCCCGCGCCCAAACACTGCTCTTGCTGCAAGCTGCTCACGCTCCCACTGCTGCTAATTGCTCACACTCACAGGTCCCTGGAAACACGCAGCAGCACGCCTGTGGCTCCAGGCCAGCAGCCTGTGGGTGAGCTCACACGCACACACCTCCCACTGCCCTACGCAGAGGGATGAGGAAGGTGTGCAAAGCCACCTTTGCACAGAAAACCAGAGCTTCCTGAATAAGGGCTGTGCGCAGGAATGGGCTGCAACGAAACATGAGCGCTTGGTGAGCTCTGAAGTACAGCACAGAATGCTCTGCTGCTCCAAAAAAATCTGGCCTTCATAATGCTGCAGGAGACCCTTTCACGTCCACAAGGAACTGTGTGTATGGGATATGCACATCCCATGTATTTGTCATCTTTTTCAGTCATCTGCGTGGGGACTACGTGGTGGCATACTCATCCAAACTGATGGGAAGGGCCGTGGATGGGGTCGGTGGTTTCAGCTTGCTATTTATACAGCGTTTGGAGGTGGTTCTGTTTGGTCTTAATGTGGATGCAACTAgatttttctgagcttttttttttgcacacaTGTGATCTATACCATCTTGACTGATATCGAGCTCCTTCCCACAGGCACTGATTAGGTTTCCATGAAACATGCATTTGCCATCTCAGATCCGCTATTTAGAAGACCAGTGAAAACAGATAAATGGGAACATAAGGTTGAACTTGGCCCAATTAAAAAGAACTGCAAACTCCATTTCAGAAGCCATAAAACCAACTGGAATGCTTGGGACTAAATCCAACAAAAACAGCTTTCGTTATTTCATCTCTGTAATCCAAGTGTTGCTGCTGCCACTGAGGATGAAAACCAGACAGCAGAAAATATATACCAGCACACGTTTGTGAAATAATAAATTACCATCCATGCCTGAATTCCCATCTTTCTCTACATCAGGGTAACATCTCCCCTCAGATTAGTCTGGTGTGAATACCCTCCAGGGGGATCTCTGTAGGGGAACAACCAAGGACCAGGACTTGCTGTGTGGCTAAAACTGAATGAGGAAGAGTTCCTATTGCTGTACTCCACTATTCCATGGAGGTGTCCACCTCCAGGCACCTCTTGCATCTTCATCCCCATCACACAAACCCATATGGGACAGTTCTGGGACTAGAAAGCGTGAGAGCAGCCACATCCCAAGAGATCTCTGGCCAGCGGTACAGGGTGAGCATTACCACCTTCCCGATAGATAAGCAAACAAtctgttattttgctttaaaaaaaaaaagaaaaaagtgaattcAGGCTGAGAACAGACTCAGAGAAGCAGGgacaaaatgcagtgttttaatTATTCAAGGCTGAGGCACAGCAGGAGGGGGAAGAACCACAGAAGGAAGGACAAGCTGGCAGGCACCTACACTCCGCCTTTCAGATGCTAAGGCATTCAAGGAAAGTCATTGCTTGGTTCCTCCATGCATGCCAAACGAGATCCTCCAGAAATTCCCGAAACAAAAGGTATGAATATGCAGACAGAAACCTGCCTTATCCAGCACCAGAAGCCAGAGCTGTGCACGTCAGGCCTGGTGCAGTGCAAAGCCTCAGCAATCCTGgccagcacagagcatggcGACAGCACCTGGGTCGTCCACAGCCTGGCAAACCAGCTCTGGGGTTGGAAGCAGAGTGACCAGCATCACAGGTTTATCTGAAAACACTTCCCACACTTGTCTGTGTTCATTTTATGATGTGTTTGGTTGGTCTTGCTACCTGTGTGTTCCAGGGATGGCCAACCATGAGAAGATGCCATCTTGCTGGGGCTCCCAGCCCAGAGATCTGACACCCCCATCCCAGGACTGTTAGGAAACAACTCTTCTCCAATGaatgctcagcactgcacagctacCCAGGTGTGAGgggaatcactgtccctggggtgttgcagagctgtggggatgtggcactgagggatgtggcactgagggatgtggcactgagggatgtggcactgagggatgtggcactgagggatgtggcactgagggatgtggcactgagggatgtgctGGGCATCTTTGAGGTGTGACTGGTTCTGTACGCAGGCATGGGGCTGCTTTGTCCCTCTCGTGCTCTCAGCACTGCCAGAGTTTTGGTGCATTTTTCTGCTGACTGTTCAGTACCCAAAACTCCCCCAGGATTCACTCTAGCACAATACTCACTCAGGGTATCTTCCCTCCCAATACAATAGtctaaaaatacagaatttgttTGGGAGACAGCTGTGTGCCAGCTGTGTGCTAATCCAGCTATCTGGGAAGAAGCTCATgtaagcaaacagaagaaacttTACAATCATTTGCATTATGTTTCCACACTTCACTAACTCAGAAACTACAAAATCTACCAAAGACCCAAGACACACAGATTTGAACAGGAGCATGCAGCTGTGCACAATTGCTTTCTAAAGCAAAGCAGCCAGAAGTCCCTCacttattaatattttaaattcactGGATATAAAAAGAGAGGTAAACATTTTTTCTGGAGACAGAAAACTTCATACATACCATACTGTTCTGCCCTCTGATAAATGCAGGTGTCTGTAGCTAACACCCAGCTctgagcagggctggtgctCCCCATTAAGTGCAAATAGCCCAGACCTGTGGCAGTG of Meleagris gallopavo isolate NT-WF06-2002-E0010 breed Aviagen turkey brand Nicholas breeding stock chromosome 10, Turkey_5.1, whole genome shotgun sequence contains these proteins:
- the LOC100540757 gene encoding protein wntless homolog, translated to MLKDSKSTILSLAAPSPTTAVPYMSVKCIDVRKNHHKTKWLMPWGSNPCEKLKDFDEAVSRQIEANDIVFAVHIPLPNKEMSPWFQFMLFIMQLDIAFKMDNDLKENAEITLDVSLAYRDDMFNDWEEIAHAIEIRKLKCTFGSPKTLESEGRHYDCDFLPFMEIGSVAHKYYLINIRLPVNERKGINVGIGEIKDIRLVGIHQNGGFTKVWFAMKTFLTPSILIIMVWYWRRITLMTRAPVLLEKVIFALGISMTFINIPVEWFSIGFDWTWMLLFGDIRQGIFYAMLLSFWIIFCGEHMMDQNERNRLSGYWKQVGPIAVGSFCLFIFDMCERGVQLKNPFYSIWTTEVGTELAMAFIIVAGICLCLYFLFLCFMVFQVFRNISGKQSSLPAMSKARRLHYEVVTPCCMEPLFLKCLFT